A portion of the Sphaerochaeta pleomorpha str. Grapes genome contains these proteins:
- a CDS encoding carbohydrate ABC transporter permease: MKVKHSTLWVFGNTLKWILLLVLLALALLPLIWLFISSLRTNLELQVSPFGLPEKLQWSNYKNALAMASLPRLLFNSVFVAACAVILNMLVTAMAGFILSREHFKGRDIIYTVLTAGVLVPVISFMVPYFSLITHTGLYNTLFALILVYTAVNIPVSIFLVTAFMKSIPKELEEAAIIDGCGFLKRFTKIILPLSRSGLVTAGTFCFIYSWNEFLMAMLLTSSIEARTIQLGIKFFSSQFITDYSSMYAAVIITIIPSVVGYVMLHDKIIGGLTAGGVKG, from the coding sequence ATGAAAGTAAAACATAGTACCCTATGGGTTTTTGGCAATACGCTCAAATGGATTCTGTTGCTTGTGCTGCTGGCCCTTGCACTGCTTCCTCTTATCTGGCTCTTTATCAGTTCGCTCAGGACAAACCTCGAATTACAGGTTTCCCCTTTTGGACTGCCTGAGAAATTGCAGTGGTCGAACTATAAAAATGCCTTGGCCATGGCGAGTCTTCCCCGATTGTTGTTCAATTCGGTTTTTGTCGCTGCCTGTGCGGTAATCCTGAATATGCTGGTTACGGCTATGGCCGGTTTCATCCTTTCCAGGGAACACTTCAAGGGTAGGGATATAATCTATACTGTTTTGACTGCAGGGGTTTTGGTACCAGTTATTTCATTTATGGTTCCCTACTTTTCCCTGATAACCCATACCGGTCTTTACAACACCCTTTTTGCGTTGATCCTTGTCTATACTGCGGTCAATATCCCCGTTTCCATCTTTTTGGTTACTGCTTTCATGAAAAGCATTCCCAAGGAACTTGAAGAGGCGGCGATTATCGATGGCTGTGGTTTTCTCAAGCGTTTCACCAAGATTATTCTTCCTTTGTCACGTTCGGGGCTAGTCACTGCAGGGACTTTTTGTTTCATCTATTCCTGGAATGAATTCCTCATGGCCATGTTGTTGACATCCAGTATTGAGGCAAGGACTATCCAGCTTGGGATCAAGTTCTTCTCAAGCCAGTTCATTACCGATTACAGCAGTATGTATGCTGCAGTTATCATTACCATTATCCCGAGTGTTGTCGGATATGTGATGCTGCATGACAAGATTATCGGCGGACTTACCGCCGGAGGGGTTAAAGGCTAA
- a CDS encoding alpha-glucosidase, with the protein MISCTMEQDRLVVSYGKLVLINHSPQTPFVTLYKGAESIDMYRGNFFIEDSLNETLPLKEYSLSEVLEEGRVYYKIVFSNGENRLTCILIEKAGRIEISFSAIPESYNRIELCLVANDDEHIYGCGEQFSFLDLRGKQFPLWTGEQGVGRNKNTNITQIADREDRAGGDYHTTFYPQPTFVSSRSYFLHAETYGYALFDFSRPLCHRLRFWDVPSSLTISTKPTLLEVVQDVSALLGRQGELPSWVYDGVILGIQGGTGTCLAKLDAMQKANVPVTGIWAQDWEGENYTSFGKRLRWNWQWDKNLYPGLDTVIPELMKQQIRFLGYINPYVVVDGPLFNEAKKKGFLALTKEGNVFLVDFGEFDAAIVDFTNREAAIWYRDVIEKELIGFGLSGWMADFGEYLPTDVVLYDKSSALVAHNAWPGFWAQVNKEAIEHSGKSDECFFFMRAGNARSLASCPMMWAGDQNVDWSEDDGLPSVLTSALSLAMSGMGLQHSDIGGYTTLYGMKRTKELLLRWTEFAAFTPLMRTHEGNRPKDNWQFDSDAETIGLFARMASLHKDLKPYLQHGVKENAEQGIPLMRPVFLHYPKEPFFECKDSYLLGRDLFVAPVMKNGEVQRKVFLPDESWVHLFSSKRYTAGNHLIETPIGSPAVFYREDSPFAELFSGISIKYRT; encoded by the coding sequence ATGATTAGTTGTACGATGGAGCAGGATCGTTTGGTTGTTTCCTACGGTAAGTTGGTTTTGATAAACCATAGCCCGCAAACACCATTTGTTACGCTCTATAAGGGAGCTGAATCCATAGATATGTATCGCGGCAACTTCTTTATCGAGGATAGCCTGAACGAGACGCTCCCTTTGAAAGAGTATTCCCTTTCCGAGGTTTTGGAGGAAGGCCGGGTTTACTATAAGATTGTCTTCAGCAATGGGGAAAACAGGCTCACCTGTATTCTCATTGAGAAAGCAGGGAGAATCGAGATTTCCTTTTCTGCGATTCCAGAATCCTACAACAGGATTGAACTGTGCCTGGTAGCCAATGATGATGAGCATATCTATGGTTGTGGCGAGCAGTTTTCGTTTCTCGACCTGAGGGGTAAGCAATTTCCCCTTTGGACAGGGGAGCAGGGAGTAGGGAGAAACAAGAATACGAATATCACCCAGATTGCCGACCGTGAAGACAGGGCAGGTGGTGATTACCATACCACGTTCTATCCGCAACCCACCTTTGTTTCGAGTAGATCCTATTTTTTGCATGCTGAAACCTATGGGTACGCTTTGTTTGATTTCTCCCGACCCCTATGCCACCGCCTTAGGTTCTGGGATGTGCCGTCTTCTTTGACTATCAGTACAAAACCAACTCTTCTGGAGGTAGTCCAGGATGTTTCGGCTTTGCTTGGGCGTCAAGGAGAACTTCCCTCCTGGGTGTATGACGGGGTTATATTGGGAATCCAGGGAGGAACGGGTACCTGTCTTGCAAAGCTTGACGCCATGCAGAAAGCCAATGTTCCTGTCACCGGTATCTGGGCTCAGGACTGGGAAGGTGAAAATTATACCAGTTTCGGGAAAAGACTCCGTTGGAACTGGCAATGGGATAAAAACCTATATCCCGGCCTTGATACAGTCATTCCAGAGCTGATGAAGCAACAGATTCGATTCCTAGGCTATATTAATCCCTATGTTGTCGTAGATGGGCCTTTGTTCAACGAAGCCAAGAAAAAAGGTTTTCTTGCCCTTACCAAGGAAGGCAACGTCTTTCTCGTAGACTTCGGTGAATTCGATGCAGCCATTGTAGATTTTACCAACCGGGAAGCTGCAATCTGGTATAGGGACGTTATCGAGAAGGAACTCATTGGATTCGGATTGTCCGGGTGGATGGCTGATTTCGGGGAATATCTTCCTACTGACGTTGTCCTTTATGATAAAAGCTCTGCTTTGGTAGCCCATAATGCATGGCCTGGTTTCTGGGCGCAAGTCAACAAAGAGGCTATCGAGCACAGTGGCAAAAGTGACGAGTGTTTCTTTTTCATGCGCGCAGGGAATGCGAGAAGCCTTGCTTCCTGTCCGATGATGTGGGCCGGGGATCAGAATGTCGATTGGTCAGAAGATGACGGGCTTCCTTCTGTCCTTACCAGCGCCCTTTCGCTGGCTATGAGCGGAATGGGGTTGCAGCACAGCGATATCGGTGGTTATACAACCCTGTATGGCATGAAGAGGACCAAGGAGTTGTTGCTTCGTTGGACTGAGTTTGCCGCCTTCACCCCGCTGATGAGAACCCATGAAGGGAATCGGCCTAAGGATAACTGGCAGTTCGATAGCGATGCAGAGACCATTGGGCTTTTTGCCAGGATGGCAAGCCTGCATAAAGACCTCAAACCGTATCTGCAGCATGGCGTGAAAGAAAACGCTGAGCAGGGTATTCCCCTGATGAGGCCAGTGTTTCTCCATTACCCAAAAGAGCCTTTTTTTGAGTGCAAGGATTCGTATCTTCTGGGAAGGGACCTTTTTGTTGCCCCTGTGATGAAAAATGGCGAGGTTCAGCGGAAGGTATTCCTGCCAGATGAAAGCTGGGTTCACCTGTTTTCCTCTAAGCGATACACAGCGGGGAACCATCTCATTGAGACCCCGATTGGGAGTCCTGCCGTCTTCTATCGGGAAGATTCCCCCTTTGCAGAATTGTTTTCCGGTATTTCAATCAAATACAGGACCTAA